AGTTTAAATATTAGACAATTAGACAGCCTAAATATTAGGAAATGAAGCTAAATCTGCACAGTATTATGTCTGTAAAGCAAGGGAGCGACGGCTAGAATTTTCGAGGGTTTGTTTACTAGAGCGCAGCATAAATTCAAGGAATGCTGCTGCAATCACGGAAAGCTGTTTACCCGCAAGGTGGGCAACGTACCATTCCCGTTGAATGGGGAAATGTTCCACATCTAAAACTGTTAATTCCCCATTGGGCGGTTCTGTAATTAAGGTATGGCGCGACAGCACGGAAATCCCGAGGCCGCCGGCGATCGCCTGTTTGATGGCTTCATTAGAGCCGAGCTCTAGACGCACCTGCACTTCTATCTCATTGGCAGCAAAGAGTTTTTCGACAGCCAGCCTTGTACCGGAACCCATTTCCCGCGAGATAAAGTCGACACCATCGAGGGACGAAATGGGAATATTTTTTTGCTTCGCAAGGGGGTGATCCGCCCGCGCCACAACCACTAAAGGATTATCAAGAAACCCCTCGGAGTGAACTTCTAGATCATCGGGCAAATTACTTAAAATATAAAGATCATCTTTGTTGTCCGCCATACGGTCGTGGAGTTTTTGGTGGTTAATGACCTGCAAAGACACATCGATATTGGGGTAACTTTGACAAAATTCCCCAAGAATACGAGGCACAAAATATTTGGTTGTGGTGATCACACCGAGACGTAGCTGCCCACGCCTTGCTCCCTGGAGCGCCGCCAATTTCATTTCAAAGTTGTCTAGTTGCTCAAAAACATCTTGGCAAGTAGAAAGGAGTTCTGAGCCGGCTTCAGTCAGATAAAGTTTACGTCCAATATGCTCGAATAAAGGCATCCCAATGGTTTGGGTTAATTGTTTGATCTGCCCTGAAACCGTGGGTTGGGTAATCGAAAGCTCGGCAGCGGCTTTTGTAAAACTGCCATGTCGGGCTGCCGTTTCAAAGACTTTAAGTTGGTGCAGTGTCGCAGGAATCAAAAAAATACCTATTTATCGGACTACAGTTTTTAGTGTAACGACAACATAGGTTTTGGTCAATGCTTTTTCCTCGACCATAGCCTATAACCTATACAAGGCACTACTTGGGCTGGTGGGGCGATCGCCGCCGTGATTAACTGTTTCCTGTGGCAGGGACAACAATTCTTAAAATATTCGGAATAATAGAGGGGCGAATGTCTTTGTTTGAGGATGCTTTTTATGGTTGCCGCGACTAACGATACTAAAACTATTCCTATCTTGCCGCAGTCAGCGCTACAGCAACAGTTGCGGGCAATTGTTAATCCGACAAAAATTCTCTCGGAGCTACAGGCACAAGGGCCAGACTTGGTTTATATGCCCTCGGCTGGCTATGAAAAACCCTTAATTGCGGTGCATCATCCTGAGGCTCTGAAGCAAATGTTGGTGGATGATCAAAAGATTTTTACTGCGCCGGGGGAACTGAATGGCATTATGGAGCCGCTCACGGGTTCCCATTCGTTGCTAAATCTTAGCGGCGATCGCCACCGTCGGGCGCGGAAGTTGATTATGCCGTCTTTCCATGGGGAGCGGATGTACAACTATGGGACATTGATTCAACAAATTATCCGCGAAGAAATTGCCAATTTAGAAGTCGGGCAATCGTTTTTAGCGCTTGAACTCACCCAACGCATTACGCTGCGCACCATTATTGAGGTGGTGTTTGGCATCAGGAGTGGCGATCGCTATGAGCCGATTATTGAGTTGACGCGGGGCATTCTCAGTCGGTTTCAGTCACCGATTTCGACCAGTTTTCTCTTTTTTTCGGTTTTACAAAAGGACTTTGGGGCCTGGAGTCCGTGGGGCAGTTTTGTTCGGGCGAGGGAAGCGTTAGATGAATTACTTTACGCTGAAATTGGCGATCGCCAAGCCAACCCTGATCCAAACCGCACCGATATTTTGTCCCTATTAATTGCCGCGCGGGACGAAGCAGGAAATGCCATGACTCCGGTAGAGTTACGGGATGAGTTGATGGTTTTACTTTTCGCCGGGCATGAAACAACGGCGATCGCCATGGCTTGGGCAATGTACTGGATGCACCACAAACCAGAAATTTTGCAGCAAGTCCGGGAAGAATTAAAAACCCTCGACGGTAATCCTGACCCCATGGCAATTTATCGTCTGCCCTATTTATCAGCAGTGGGCAATGAAAGTCTCCGCATTAACCCCGTGGCTATGTTTACCTTTGCCCGCTTCGCAACCGAAGAGACTCGCCTTTTAGACTACGATATTCCCGCCGAAAGTATGTTGATGGGCTGTATCTACACCCTCCACCAACGGCCGGATCTCTACCCGAATCCCCGCGAATTTCAACCAGAACGCTTTCTCGAACGCAACTATACCCCCTACGAATTTATGCCCTTCGGTGGTGGGGCACGCCGCTGTGTCGGTGAGGCTTTGGCACAGTTTGAATTACGTTTGGGCATTGCCGCTTTTGCGAACGATGCCCAGTTTGAATTGTTGGAACAAAAACCGGTTACGGCAAAGCGAAAAGGTCTCGTTTTATCGCCAGATACTGGGGTAAAAATGCGTTATCTCGGCAGCTAGAGGGAAGACACGGGGGAAGGGAGAGTGGGAGACAAGAGGGCAAGAAAATGACGATACGAAAATCTTAAATTTGTTCAGCTTCACGACATCTCCCCATCACCCCGTCTCTCTTTCACCGCGTCATTCATTGCAGACACGGCTTCACTAAGCTTTGAATTAGCCTAACCGCAACCGCAGTGAATTTAGCACGACTAAAACTGAGCTGGTAGCCATGAATCCGGCAGCAACTGCGGGACTTAAAACGAGGTCGAATTTTGGTAGTAAAAGACCCGCAGCGAGGGGAATAGCGACAAGATTGTAACCCAATGCCCACCAGAGATTTTGGCGAATTACCGCGACGGTTTTTCGACTGAGATTTAACATCGCCATCACGTCTAGCAGGCGATCGCCCATCAGCACGACATCGGCGGTGGCAAGGGCAACATCGGTACTGCCGGACAGGGAAATCCCCACATCAGCAGTGGCAAGAGCCGGGGCATCATTAATGCCGTCACCAACCATCGCAATACCCGCTGTATCTTGCTTTAAATCGGTAATAATTTGTGCTTTTTCGGTCGGTGAAACGGCGGCGAAATGACGTTTAATATCGAGCTTCTTCGCGAGTCGCTCCACAACCGTTTGTTGGTCGCCACTCAATAACACAACTTCCAAACCCGCTGTCTGCAAATCTTGGATCACCTGCGCTGCGTCTGTGCGTAACGGATCGGCGATCGCCACCATTCCCGCAATTTGACCATCAACG
The sequence above is a segment of the [Limnothrix rosea] IAM M-220 genome. Coding sequences within it:
- a CDS encoding LysR family transcriptional regulator, with protein sequence MIPATLHQLKVFETAARHGSFTKAAAELSITQPTVSGQIKQLTQTIGMPLFEHIGRKLYLTEAGSELLSTCQDVFEQLDNFEMKLAALQGARRGQLRLGVITTTKYFVPRILGEFCQSYPNIDVSLQVINHQKLHDRMADNKDDLYILSNLPDDLEVHSEGFLDNPLVVVARADHPLAKQKNIPISSLDGVDFISREMGSGTRLAVEKLFAANEIEVQVRLELGSNEAIKQAIAGGLGISVLSRHTLITEPPNGELTVLDVEHFPIQREWYVAHLAGKQLSVIAAAFLEFMLRSSKQTLENSSRRSLALQT
- a CDS encoding cytochrome P450 — translated: MVAATNDTKTIPILPQSALQQQLRAIVNPTKILSELQAQGPDLVYMPSAGYEKPLIAVHHPEALKQMLVDDQKIFTAPGELNGIMEPLTGSHSLLNLSGDRHRRARKLIMPSFHGERMYNYGTLIQQIIREEIANLEVGQSFLALELTQRITLRTIIEVVFGIRSGDRYEPIIELTRGILSRFQSPISTSFLFFSVLQKDFGAWSPWGSFVRAREALDELLYAEIGDRQANPDPNRTDILSLLIAARDEAGNAMTPVELRDELMVLLFAGHETTAIAMAWAMYWMHHKPEILQQVREELKTLDGNPDPMAIYRLPYLSAVGNESLRINPVAMFTFARFATEETRLLDYDIPAESMLMGCIYTLHQRPDLYPNPREFQPERFLERNYTPYEFMPFGGGARRCVGEALAQFELRLGIAAFANDAQFELLEQKPVTAKRKGLVLSPDTGVKMRYLGS